Proteins encoded within one genomic window of Methanosarcina barkeri str. Wiesmoor:
- a CDS encoding PKD domain-containing protein, which yields MEGGIKIKKLTTLIVAIFILSLISSLGAATEIIVQPGDSIQNAVNSSSSGDIITVKPGTYTENIIVAKNDLTIRSESGNPDNTMIKAKSSGASVLLLQGNNIKITGFKTVGATRSGNAGICLSSCSNCIVENNELLNNCYGTYLLRSKENKISKNTATNNREYGIVLGTATDNTLSGNTAFGNGRGIHVGNSDGNTFSGNTIQDNSVYGLYVCPRSDTNHIYNNYFNDNSMTIRNGIGNTYYTKKTAGTNIVGGPYIGGNFWGKPDGTGFSNTAVDKNRDGISDSPYKNITGSICSDNLPLVVYKSGSIKPVAAFSASPTSGRAPLKVKFTDKSTGSPTKWKWDFGDGSKSFLQNPTHKYSKEGKYTVTLKVTNAAGINTATKSKYITVTKKPVAAFYASPTSGKVPLKVKFTDKSTGSPTKWKWDFGDGSKSFLQNPTHKYSKEGKYTVTLKVTNALGINTATKSKYITVTKKPVAAFYASPTSGRVPLKVKFTDKSTGSPTKWKWDFGDGSKSFIQNPTHKYSKEGKYTVTLKVTNAAGINTATKSKYITVTETSQTSTTALSASPTPTAALSASPKSGNAPLNVTFTDKSTGSPTKWKWDFGDGETSTTKNPTHEYSATGKYTVTLTAGNAAGSNTTTKSKYIIVTETSQAPVADFWGSTLSGNAPLNVTFTETSKGSPTSWKWDFGDGTSSTEKSPTHTYSAAGTYTVKLTSTNAAGNSTKTKSNYIKVAK from the coding sequence ATGGAAGGAGGGATTAAAATAAAAAAATTGACCACTTTGATAGTAGCTATTTTCATATTATCATTAATATCAAGTCTTGGAGCTGCAACTGAGATTATAGTGCAGCCAGGAGATTCTATTCAAAATGCTGTGAATAGTTCGTCTTCCGGCGATATAATTACCGTAAAACCCGGAACCTATACTGAAAATATCATAGTAGCTAAAAATGATCTTACAATCCGGTCAGAATCCGGAAACCCTGATAATACGATGATCAAAGCCAAAAGTTCAGGGGCCAGTGTGCTCCTCCTGCAGGGAAACAACATAAAAATAACTGGATTTAAGACTGTAGGAGCAACCCGGTCTGGCAATGCAGGAATCTGTCTGTCTTCGTGTAGTAACTGCATAGTTGAGAACAATGAACTTTTGAACAACTGTTACGGAACCTATCTCCTGCGTTCCAAAGAGAATAAAATCTCAAAGAATACAGCTACGAACAATAGGGAATATGGAATTGTACTGGGGACTGCTACAGACAATACCCTTTCAGGAAATACGGCTTTTGGTAACGGTCGTGGGATCCATGTTGGTAACTCTGACGGCAACACATTCTCAGGCAATACCATTCAAGATAATAGTGTTTATGGGCTTTATGTCTGTCCTAGAAGCGACACTAATCACATTTACAACAATTACTTCAATGACAATAGTATGACTATTAGAAATGGAATCGGAAATACCTATTATACCAAAAAAACCGCAGGTACTAATATTGTGGGTGGCCCTTATATAGGAGGCAACTTCTGGGGAAAACCTGATGGTACAGGATTTTCCAATACCGCAGTAGATAAAAACAGGGATGGAATTTCCGATTCTCCATATAAAAACATAACAGGCAGCATTTGTTCAGATAACCTTCCTCTAGTTGTTTATAAATCTGGATCAATAAAACCCGTTGCTGCATTCTCTGCATCTCCTACTTCAGGAAGAGCACCATTAAAAGTTAAATTTACTGACAAAAGTACAGGATCACCAACCAAATGGAAATGGGATTTTGGAGATGGATCAAAGTCATTCCTTCAGAATCCTACGCATAAATATTCCAAAGAAGGAAAATACACGGTAACCCTCAAAGTAACCAATGCAGCAGGCATCAACACAGCAACAAAATCAAAGTATATCACAGTGACAAAAAAACCCGTTGCTGCATTCTATGCATCTCCTACTTCAGGAAAAGTGCCATTAAAAGTTAAATTTACTGACAAAAGTACAGGATCACCAACCAAATGGAAATGGGATTTTGGAGATGGATCAAAATCATTCCTACAGAATCCAACGCATAAATATTCCAAAGAAGGAAAATACACAGTAACACTAAAAGTAACCAATGCGCTAGGCATCAACACAGCAACAAAATCAAAGTATATCACAGTGACAAAAAAACCCGTTGCTGCATTCTATGCATCTCCTACTTCAGGAAGAGTACCATTAAAAGTTAAATTTACTGACAAAAGTACTGGATCACCAACCAAATGGAAATGGGATTTTGGAGATGGATCAAAGTCATTCATACAGAATCCAACGCATAAATATTCCAAAGAAGGAAAATACACAGTAACACTAAAAGTAACCAATGCGGCAGGCATCAACACGGCAACAAAATCAAAGTATATCACAGTGACAGAAACTTCGCAAACTTCGACTACTGCACTTTCTGCATCTCCAACTCCGACTGCTGCACTTTCTGCATCTCCAAAATCAGGAAATGCCCCATTAAACGTTACTTTTACTGACAAAAGTACAGGATCACCAACTAAATGGAAGTGGGATTTTGGAGACGGAGAAACTTCAACAACTAAAAACCCAACTCATGAGTATTCAGCCACAGGAAAATACACAGTAACACTGACAGCAGGCAATGCAGCAGGTAGTAACACAACAACGAAATCAAAGTATATTATAGTAACAGAAACTTCCCAAGCTCCTGTTGCAGATTTTTGGGGCTCGACGCTCTCAGGAAACGCTCCATTAAATGTAACATTTACGGAGACAAGCAAAGGATCACCAACTTCGTGGAAATGGGATTTTGGAGATGGGACATCGTCAACAGAAAAGAGTCCAACACACACATATTCAGCTGCAGGAACTTACACGGTTAAACTTACATCAACAAATGCAGCAGGAAATAGTACAAAAACAAAATCAAATTATATAAAAGTGGCAAAGTGA
- a CDS encoding GerW family sporulation protein, producing MGVEATIKEIAGELERIATTKTVVGDPITAAGKTIIPISRITMGFGAGGGEGKKDTESGYGGGGGAGAKIEPVAFIMLSEEEARIFRLSGRSDAGSILSSIPDLVPEIMDKLKGMRGKSKKEEELQEQEIKGRETPEKETGEGPKIKIEEEECFH from the coding sequence TTGGGTGTAGAAGCCACTATTAAAGAAATTGCAGGTGAACTTGAAAGGATAGCTACTACTAAAACCGTAGTTGGGGACCCTATTACTGCTGCAGGGAAAACAATTATTCCAATTTCAAGAATTACAATGGGTTTTGGAGCAGGTGGGGGAGAAGGCAAGAAAGACACTGAGTCGGGATATGGAGGAGGTGGGGGAGCAGGCGCGAAGATAGAGCCTGTGGCATTTATTATGCTTTCTGAAGAAGAAGCCAGAATCTTCCGGCTCTCTGGACGAAGCGATGCCGGTTCAATCCTTAGCTCAATTCCTGATCTTGTGCCTGAGATTATGGACAAGCTCAAAGGCATGAGAGGTAAGAGCAAAAAAGAAGAGGAATTGCAGGAACAGGAAATTAAAGGAAGGGAAACTCCGGAAAAAGAAACTGGAGAAGGACCCAAAATCAAGATTGAAGAAGAGGAATGTTTCCACTAA
- a CDS encoding DUF2953 domain-containing protein: MILFILFTAIGLTFRLNVLSLEEKKELRGIFTVKWLLFSHTFSIEEPGESESFPEESENSKKDKIVKEEQNEIDLKKTEKVRVTTETQSKAEVKKKREIEEKEIEEKRREVDEAKEKRREVGESKDKRREGNENKEKWSIIAKIRGKKKPETEEAPESGMPPREMLHWGLEAFRSLRKPLFHLFSNLLNGIKIKRLESDVTFGLSDPADTGMLCGFIHTIAGLAYSRCRHCSFSINPVFMNPMVDFRGSMEIRVRIYSLIFPMLKFMFNRKTLSFTYSIIKEKLWGKRKSSS; the protein is encoded by the coding sequence TTGATTTTATTCATACTTTTTACAGCAATAGGTCTCACTTTCAGACTTAACGTCTTGAGTCTGGAAGAAAAGAAAGAACTTAGAGGCATATTCACCGTAAAATGGCTGCTCTTTTCCCATACCTTTTCCATAGAGGAACCCGGGGAAAGCGAAAGCTTTCCTGAAGAATCGGAGAACTCGAAAAAGGACAAAATAGTAAAAGAGGAGCAAAATGAGATTGATCTGAAGAAAACTGAAAAAGTACGAGTCACTACAGAAACACAGAGTAAGGCTGAAGTGAAGAAAAAAAGGGAGATTGAAGAAAAAGAGATCGAAGAGAAAAGAAGAGAAGTGGATGAGGCTAAAGAAAAAAGAAGAGAAGTGGGTGAGAGTAAAGATAAAAGAAGGGAAGGGAATGAGAATAAAGAAAAATGGAGTATAATTGCAAAGATAAGAGGGAAAAAAAAGCCTGAGACTGAAGAAGCTCCAGAATCAGGAATGCCCCCTAGAGAAATGCTTCACTGGGGTCTGGAGGCATTCAGGTCTCTTAGAAAACCTCTGTTTCATCTATTTTCCAATTTGCTTAATGGGATAAAAATTAAACGTTTGGAATCTGACGTGACATTTGGCCTTTCCGATCCAGCAGACACAGGCATGCTCTGTGGATTTATACATACCATTGCAGGACTGGCCTACAGCCGATGCAGGCATTGCAGTTTTTCCATTAACCCTGTGTTCATGAATCCGATGGTGGACTTCAGGGGGAGTATGGAGATTCGTGTAAGGATATATTCTCTGATTTTTCCAATGCTTAAATTCATGTTTAACAGGAAAACTTTATCTTTTACTTATTCGATTATTAAGGAAAAACTCTGGGGGAAACGGAAGTCTAGTTCCTGA
- a CDS encoding beta-ribofuranosylaminobenzene 5'-phosphate synthase — protein sequence MIKVVTPSRLHLTLIDLNAEIGRVDGGAGITLEYPGLVISATKADNIEIIGNSLLAGKMQKAAQAILPTGKGIKLHIKDSLPDHVGLGSGTQAALSTAVAVNKIYGLEKSVRELAVAVGRGGTSGIGVAAFENGGFILDGGHKFKEKGAFSPSSASHVPPGPVLFRRNFPDWPIVLVVPKGKGAHDAEEVDIFKKYCPIPLAEVQEISHVILMQMLPALVEEDLESFGKAINHIQTVGFKKREVGLQSQPVLDIMNYMRDNGASGSGISSFGPVVYGIVGSVEEGKRLQQETQRMLDESLGGRVLLTKGRNRGADISGGPD from the coding sequence ATGATTAAAGTAGTGACTCCATCCAGACTCCATCTTACCCTAATAGATCTCAATGCAGAGATAGGCAGGGTCGATGGGGGAGCGGGAATCACCCTGGAATATCCCGGCCTGGTAATTTCTGCAACTAAAGCTGATAATATAGAGATCATCGGTAATTCTCTTCTAGCAGGTAAAATGCAAAAAGCTGCACAGGCCATTCTTCCAACAGGAAAAGGAATAAAGCTGCATATTAAAGATAGTCTTCCTGATCATGTAGGGCTCGGTTCCGGGACCCAGGCCGCACTATCGACAGCAGTAGCCGTAAACAAAATTTATGGACTGGAAAAAAGCGTTAGGGAACTTGCAGTCGCAGTTGGAAGGGGAGGCACATCCGGTATAGGGGTTGCTGCTTTTGAAAATGGTGGCTTCATTCTGGATGGGGGGCATAAGTTCAAGGAAAAGGGTGCATTTTCTCCTTCTTCAGCCAGCCATGTGCCTCCTGGTCCGGTTCTTTTCAGAAGAAACTTTCCTGACTGGCCTATTGTCCTTGTAGTTCCTAAAGGAAAGGGTGCTCACGATGCGGAAGAAGTGGATATTTTCAAGAAATATTGTCCAATTCCCCTTGCCGAAGTTCAGGAAATTTCCCACGTAATTCTCATGCAGATGCTTCCTGCACTTGTCGAGGAAGACCTGGAAAGTTTTGGCAAAGCGATTAACCACATCCAGACTGTAGGTTTTAAGAAAAGGGAAGTCGGACTTCAGTCACAGCCTGTTCTGGATATCATGAATTACATGCGTGACAACGGCGCGAGTGGCTCAGGCATCAGTTCTTTCGGGCCGGTAGTTTACGGAATTGTCGGAAGCGTCGAGGAAGGCAAAAGACTCCAGCAAGAAACTCAGCGCATGCTTGATGAGTCCCTTGGCGGGCGAGTCCTGCTCACAAAGGGAAGGAACCGGGGTGCGGACATCTCTGGAGGTCCGGATTGA
- a CDS encoding NOP5/NOP56 family protein — MKINTWFGNLETARAGEILESRLLSKDVRELALHSLSLRDNKSDLPPEGFDLKNAAIKSGFVESTAEYYSLLHEVTLEAAKLQVSGSLTPDQRIIQAVEALDDINETTNALSERLSEWYGGYFPESGLVGENLALFIVKYGSRENVGSEDPLYSKARNSMGAKLEPADEVLLKGFAENVCSLYERRRQIEAYIENSMELVAPNLKLIAGSMLGARLISLAGSLEKLAEFPSSTIQVIGASKALFKHLRARAPSPKHGIVYSHHLINTAPWWVRGKVARAVASKLSLAARIDFYSGEINPSLTEKLEAKVLQIRTLNPRSPQKRQESGAKPKKRRRK; from the coding sequence TTGAAAATCAATACCTGGTTTGGAAATCTTGAAACCGCCAGAGCCGGAGAAATTCTGGAATCAAGACTTCTTTCAAAAGACGTCCGGGAGCTTGCACTTCATTCTCTTTCTTTAAGGGATAACAAGTCAGATCTTCCTCCTGAAGGCTTTGACCTCAAAAATGCAGCTATCAAATCCGGGTTTGTAGAATCCACTGCTGAGTATTACTCTCTCTTGCACGAAGTTACTCTGGAGGCGGCAAAACTTCAGGTCTCAGGCTCTCTTACTCCTGACCAGCGAATTATTCAGGCTGTAGAAGCCCTGGATGATATAAATGAAACCACAAATGCTCTGTCAGAGAGGCTTTCTGAATGGTATGGAGGTTATTTTCCGGAAAGCGGGTTAGTCGGAGAAAACCTTGCGCTTTTTATTGTAAAATACGGTTCACGTGAAAACGTCGGCTCTGAAGATCCACTTTATTCGAAAGCTAGGAACTCAATGGGTGCAAAACTTGAACCTGCAGATGAAGTACTCCTTAAAGGTTTTGCAGAAAACGTGTGCAGCCTCTATGAAAGGAGGCGACAGATCGAGGCTTACATTGAGAACAGCATGGAACTGGTTGCACCTAACCTGAAACTTATTGCAGGCTCAATGCTCGGGGCAAGGTTGATAAGTCTTGCAGGGAGCCTCGAAAAACTTGCTGAGTTTCCCTCCAGTACCATTCAAGTTATAGGAGCCAGTAAGGCACTTTTCAAGCATCTTCGGGCTCGAGCTCCATCTCCAAAGCACGGGATCGTCTACAGCCACCATCTAATAAATACTGCGCCCTGGTGGGTAAGGGGAAAAGTAGCAAGAGCCGTTGCATCAAAACTTTCTCTTGCTGCGCGCATTGATTTTTATTCCGGAGAAATAAATCCCTCTCTTACGGAAAAACTTGAAGCGAAAGTCCTGCAGATCAGGACTTTGAACCCCAGGTCTCCTCAAAAAAGGCAGGAAAGTGGAGCAAAGCCAAAGAAAAGGAGGAGAAAGTAA
- a CDS encoding fibrillarin-like rRNA/tRNA 2'-O-methyltransferase, with the protein MPEVKRLSDGIFEVIKDKKQLATKNLDPGKTVYGEKLIAVEGVEYRTWDPRRSKLGAMVLKKFNIPLTKNSKVLYLGAASGTTVSHVSDIVSEGAVYAVEFAPRSMRDLIGLASRRKNIHPILADAGKPDSYSHLVEPVDLIFQDVAQPNQAEIAARNAVRFLKREGYLLLSIKARSIDTVAKPKEVFKAEVKKLEQAFEPRFEILNAKDLMPYHEDHLGVLAKLK; encoded by the coding sequence ATGCCTGAAGTTAAAAGGCTATCGGATGGGATCTTTGAAGTTATAAAAGACAAAAAACAGCTTGCTACAAAGAACCTTGACCCTGGAAAAACCGTTTATGGAGAAAAACTGATTGCAGTTGAAGGAGTCGAGTATCGGACATGGGATCCTCGCAGGAGCAAGCTTGGAGCCATGGTCCTGAAAAAATTTAACATTCCACTCACGAAAAATTCAAAGGTACTCTACCTCGGGGCGGCTTCAGGTACAACGGTCAGCCATGTTTCTGATATTGTTTCGGAAGGTGCAGTTTACGCCGTTGAATTTGCCCCAAGAAGCATGAGAGATCTTATAGGACTTGCATCGAGGAGAAAAAATATCCACCCGATTCTGGCTGATGCGGGAAAACCGGACAGTTACTCCCATCTTGTTGAGCCTGTGGATCTTATTTTCCAGGATGTTGCACAGCCAAACCAGGCAGAGATTGCTGCAAGGAACGCAGTTCGTTTTTTAAAAAGGGAGGGATATCTCCTGCTTTCCATTAAAGCGCGGAGTATAGATACTGTAGCAAAACCAAAAGAAGTTTTTAAGGCAGAGGTGAAAAAACTCGAACAGGCTTTTGAGCCCAGGTTTGAGATTCTCAATGCAAAGGACCTGATGCCCTATCACGAAGACCATCTTGGAGTCCTGGCGAAGTTGAAGTAA
- a CDS encoding ArsR family transcriptional regulator: protein MVVDVMQSSGMNGGRENLFKAISSDTRLSILEHLSEGDMHISGLARIIGISVPVAAKHVKILEKANLVERKKFGNTHMIGIKLNNIYSFLDHFAENKRLEVEQGTTLLEALKSVAAVEVKKMGNRVKVVSTDGEEGFYVYEVDGKLSDKTVDEYEFYEDAVVEWKKLVPVTKKRLLVSIKR, encoded by the coding sequence ATGGTAGTAGACGTTATGCAGAGTTCTGGAATGAACGGCGGCAGAGAAAACCTTTTCAAAGCTATTTCAAGCGACACACGCCTCTCAATTCTCGAACACCTGAGTGAAGGAGATATGCATATATCCGGCCTGGCAAGAATAATAGGAATTTCTGTGCCTGTGGCGGCCAAACATGTGAAAATATTGGAAAAAGCCAATCTTGTAGAAAGAAAAAAGTTCGGAAATACTCATATGATAGGTATCAAACTGAATAATATCTATTCTTTTCTGGACCATTTTGCAGAAAACAAGAGACTTGAGGTTGAACAGGGTACGACTCTGCTTGAGGCTCTGAAAAGCGTGGCTGCCGTGGAAGTTAAGAAAATGGGAAACAGAGTCAAGGTTGTCTCTACGGATGGAGAAGAGGGATTTTATGTATATGAAGTGGATGGCAAATTATCGGATAAAACTGTAGACGAATATGAGTTCTACGAAGATGCCGTAGTAGAGTGGAAAAAGCTGGTACCCGTAACGAAAAAAAGATTACTGGTAAGCATCAAAAGGTAA
- a CDS encoding DUF2162 domain-containing protein: MDSAALTVIGILIGILVFGIKSGIGCGFSNISTKEIFAIGGSYFLLALLFGSIADHISLEAFEKFSSMGMGIHVFVSLLLIVTGIYTQKKWNLGKDVSRHTFLAISIPCPVCLAALAVSCILLSESLDLSGIKVGLLVGVAFFIAVVASSFLFRFGKVRCGKTPETMGSAMMLIGIYYLLGALLIPAYIQTKKMNLVSTGGGETGIIPLMAFGVIVLAGFFLERIRRHDL; the protein is encoded by the coding sequence ATGGACTCTGCGGCATTAACTGTGATAGGAATATTGATAGGTATCCTTGTCTTCGGGATTAAATCTGGGATAGGATGCGGATTTTCAAACATAAGTACAAAAGAAATTTTTGCAATTGGAGGTAGTTATTTTCTTCTGGCCCTTTTATTCGGAAGCATTGCTGACCATATAAGCCTGGAAGCTTTTGAGAAGTTTTCTTCAATGGGTATGGGAATCCATGTATTTGTCTCTCTGCTTCTTATAGTGACCGGGATTTACACCCAGAAAAAGTGGAATTTAGGAAAAGATGTTTCCAGACACACTTTCCTCGCTATATCCATACCCTGTCCTGTCTGTCTGGCAGCTCTTGCAGTCTCCTGCATACTGCTTTCAGAAAGCCTTGACCTTTCCGGGATAAAAGTAGGGCTTCTTGTTGGGGTTGCTTTTTTTATAGCAGTGGTGGCTTCTTCTTTTCTTTTCAGGTTTGGAAAAGTCCGGTGTGGGAAAACCCCTGAAACTATGGGCAGTGCAATGATGCTGATAGGGATTTATTATCTCTTAGGAGCTCTGCTTATCCCTGCGTATATACAAACAAAAAAGATGAACCTTGTTTCAACCGGAGGAGGAGAAACGGGAATTATACCCCTCATGGCTTTTGGAGTCATTGTCCTTGCAGGTTTTTTCCTGGAACGTATACGGAGGCATGATCTTTGA
- a CDS encoding MotA/TolQ/ExbB proton channel family protein → MSLMNLLSNMMNVFSTALLIPVMFLLTILVFVSLIQLGEFLSEYTKRHRDWNNLETNCKKIECELQNSDFSEASRALENIKQNYMVTSFAREAAKYLKERHFPAIERLSQEYELKMAKRLEHTKITSTIGPMLGLMGTLIPLGPALIGLSKGDLETLAQNLMIAFATTVVGLFAAGIGYVLTQVRRRWYWEDMSDIDYILDTIEEKN, encoded by the coding sequence TTGAGCCTTATGAATTTATTATCCAACATGATGAACGTCTTCTCAACGGCTTTACTGATTCCTGTAATGTTTCTCCTCACTATTCTCGTATTTGTTTCCTTGATTCAATTAGGAGAATTCCTTTCCGAATATACAAAAAGGCATAGAGACTGGAATAATCTGGAAACTAACTGCAAAAAAATTGAGTGCGAGCTTCAGAATTCGGATTTTTCGGAAGCATCCAGGGCTCTTGAGAATATCAAACAAAATTACATGGTCACTTCTTTTGCACGAGAAGCTGCAAAATATCTGAAAGAGCGACATTTTCCTGCAATTGAGAGGCTTTCGCAGGAATATGAACTCAAGATGGCAAAGCGCCTTGAACATACAAAGATAACTTCAACTATCGGTCCCATGCTTGGCCTTATGGGAACGCTTATCCCATTAGGCCCTGCTTTGATAGGGCTTTCAAAAGGAGACCTCGAGACCCTTGCGCAAAACCTGATGATTGCCTTTGCGACAACTGTTGTAGGGCTTTTTGCGGCCGGAATAGGCTACGTACTTACGCAGGTCAGACGGCGCTGGTACTGGGAAGATATGTCGGATATCGATTATATCCTGGATACAATTGAGGAAAAGAACTGA
- a CDS encoding IS5-like element ISMba15 family transposase produces the protein MIITKPPLIPLNEDFKWQLLSEILNVFDLRFCKQTLTRRGIVPLHRSVPTIKIVLLSMFFSCEISYSIKELKEREILRNFLKISLVPTEKEVYGILSKYEPQEFTAFVFEILNDLCPKRKNGSRDIIIDSTDINLNLNWHAKKITKESLKNKEYKWGHSTHRGFFIGMKLTLALDSQTLKPLAFLINEANVAESKIYPEILKELKRKRIIKAGDVIYADRGYYSYENYVISVRNFKVVPLIFPRKNCNFKKLFNMFRYPLKIFDLRRNTEKEIKFYKEIIAKFKELISKWKELRSVRSIIEDVFKIAKKAYSMENLHRYTRSSVQKYCSLAVLLVGVTVNYGINERKELQAFSE, from the coding sequence GTGATTATTACGAAACCTCCACTTATACCACTAAATGAAGATTTCAAATGGCAATTGTTGTCCGAAATATTAAATGTTTTTGATTTGAGATTCTGTAAGCAAACTCTTACAAGGAGGGGCATTGTGCCCCTCCACAGATCAGTACCTACTATAAAAATTGTTCTTCTAAGCATGTTTTTTTCTTGTGAAATCTCTTATTCTATAAAGGAATTAAAAGAAAGAGAAATCTTGAGAAACTTTTTAAAAATCAGTTTAGTACCAACTGAAAAGGAAGTTTATGGCATTCTTAGTAAGTATGAACCCCAAGAGTTTACTGCTTTTGTTTTTGAAATATTGAATGATTTATGCCCTAAGAGAAAAAATGGATCAAGAGACATTATTATTGATAGTACTGACATAAACCTTAACCTGAACTGGCACGCTAAAAAGATTACCAAAGAAAGCCTAAAAAACAAAGAATACAAGTGGGGCCATTCAACCCATAGAGGTTTCTTCATTGGTATGAAACTTACTCTTGCACTTGATTCTCAAACATTAAAACCTTTAGCGTTTCTGATTAATGAAGCAAATGTAGCAGAATCTAAAATTTATCCTGAAATACTTAAAGAACTTAAAAGAAAGAGAATAATAAAAGCAGGTGACGTTATCTATGCTGATAGAGGATACTATTCCTATGAAAACTACGTTATATCTGTAAGAAATTTTAAGGTAGTACCTTTAATTTTTCCAAGGAAAAACTGTAATTTTAAGAAACTTTTCAATATGTTTAGATATCCTCTGAAAATATTTGATTTAAGAAGAAATACTGAAAAAGAAATTAAATTCTACAAAGAAATAATTGCAAAGTTTAAAGAGTTAATAAGCAAATGGAAAGAACTCAGATCTGTAAGGTCAATTATAGAAGATGTATTCAAAATAGCGAAGAAAGCATACTCTATGGAGAATTTACACAGATATACAAGGAGTTCTGTCCAAAAATACTGTTCTTTAGCTGTACTTTTAGTAGGGGTAACTGTAAATTACGGTATTAATGAAAGGAAGGAATTGCAAGCCTTCTCTGAATGA
- a CDS encoding DUF1638 domain-containing protein, with the protein MTVLGIVGCRIFEDEITHLLANDPDIDRIYIIENEENNGLLNKLEAEGCKPVVLPFYKVKADLRCSNKFSVIVQLQGMGLHVAPARLKHETYTNVDIMSRLVDGILLFYGSCGQALSRIQRNFAHTRCPIKPLQDRDTDESIKPVEDCIAAALGGNSHYREILKSHSDTFFLTPMWAVNWKTAFRVGDKLLLGFEFSPEYLRELGYRKVAMVNTKLSYESDFEKKVEEFAHDFGFEVIELEGSTEVVQKSYNQMRSMLLRPLKV; encoded by the coding sequence ATGACAGTTCTGGGCATAGTTGGCTGCAGAATATTTGAGGATGAAATTACCCATTTGCTTGCAAACGACCCTGATATAGACAGGATATATATCATAGAAAACGAAGAAAACAACGGTCTTCTGAACAAGCTTGAAGCTGAAGGATGTAAACCAGTGGTTCTTCCCTTTTACAAAGTCAAAGCAGACCTGAGATGTAGTAATAAATTTAGCGTTATTGTCCAGCTTCAGGGGATGGGGCTCCATGTAGCCCCTGCTCGGCTTAAACATGAAACGTATACAAACGTTGATATTATGTCCAGGCTTGTAGACGGAATTCTACTTTTTTACGGCTCCTGTGGGCAGGCACTTTCCAGGATACAAAGAAATTTTGCTCATACAAGATGCCCTATAAAACCGCTGCAGGACAGGGACACAGATGAATCAATAAAACCCGTTGAAGATTGCATTGCAGCAGCTCTCGGAGGTAACTCTCATTATCGGGAAATCCTGAAAAGCCACAGTGATACCTTTTTCTTAACTCCTATGTGGGCTGTAAACTGGAAGACTGCATTCAGAGTTGGTGATAAATTACTCTTGGGCTTTGAATTTTCTCCTGAATATCTTAGAGAACTTGGTTACCGAAAAGTTGCCATGGTTAACACAAAACTGTCTTATGAATCGGATTTTGAGAAGAAAGTTGAAGAATTTGCACATGACTTCGGTTTTGAGGTAATAGAACTGGAAGGAAGTACTGAAGTAGTGCAAAAATCGTATAACCAGATGCGAAGCATGCTTCTCAGGCCTCTTAAAGTCTGA